In Corynebacterium matruchotii, a single genomic region encodes these proteins:
- the tsaE gene encoding tRNA (adenosine(37)-N6)-threonylcarbamoyltransferase complex ATPase subunit type 1 TsaE, whose amino-acid sequence MRDMFPTSGSRRLETPEDTQELAAELGAALEAGDVVILDGPVGAGKTTFTQGLARGMGVKGRVTSPTFIIAREHPSLSGGPTLIHVDAYRLLDHDASGGLDSLDLDTELDDAVVVAEWGGGLVGQLVPQYLLVTIDREAAVREDPSSQARYISWRIVETSES is encoded by the coding sequence ATGCGTGATATGTTCCCAACATCCGGTAGTCGCAGGCTAGAGACCCCGGAAGACACGCAGGAGTTAGCTGCCGAGCTCGGTGCCGCCCTGGAGGCTGGTGACGTGGTGATTCTCGATGGTCCGGTAGGGGCGGGTAAAACTACCTTCACCCAAGGCTTGGCTCGCGGAATGGGTGTGAAAGGCCGAGTAACGTCACCAACATTTATCATCGCCCGGGAACACCCATCTCTCAGCGGTGGTCCCACGCTCATACATGTTGACGCCTACCGACTCTTGGACCATGATGCATCAGGCGGTCTCGACTCCCTGGATTTAGACACTGAGCTGGACGATGCCGTGGTGGTAGCGGAATGGGGCGGGGGGCTAGTCGGGCAACTCGTGCCGCAATACCTGCTTGTTACAATCGACAGGGAAGCTGCTGTCCGAGAAGACCCCAGTTCGCAAGCACGCTACATTTCATGGCGGATCGTGGAGACATCGGAAAGTTAG
- the alr gene encoding alanine racemase codes for MNLLETVIDLDAIATNTRILKNLVQPAQLMCVVKADGYNHGAIPVARTVLANGADQLGVATLAEALELREAGITAPILCWIWSPEQDFAAALDANIHLAVVSMAHAQAIVKYAAGKPEKLVQTTIKIDTGLHRSGVDESQWEAVFTLLKDAGTATGNIEVTGVMSHLACADEPGNPANDTQAAAFNRAIALGRKLGLELPVNHLSNSPAVLTRPDFYHEMVRPGLAVYGYSPLADGNDYGLQPAMSWVGKVTVVKPIEPGEGTSYNLTWRAAKPGYLAVIPAGYADGLPRRAQNHVEVTIGGHRYPQVGRICMDQFVIDLGDNPHNVRPGDEAIIFGPGGMSATELASRIQDINYAVICAPTGRTVRRYLGGQHA; via the coding sequence GTGAATTTGTTGGAAACCGTCATCGACCTAGATGCCATAGCAACCAATACTCGGATCCTCAAAAACCTGGTTCAGCCAGCGCAATTAATGTGTGTGGTGAAAGCGGATGGCTATAATCACGGAGCGATTCCCGTTGCTCGCACAGTCCTAGCTAATGGTGCCGACCAATTAGGTGTGGCCACTCTTGCCGAAGCCTTAGAACTCCGCGAAGCCGGTATTACCGCTCCCATATTGTGTTGGATTTGGTCGCCTGAACAGGATTTTGCTGCTGCCCTAGACGCTAACATTCATCTGGCGGTGGTTTCCATGGCTCACGCTCAGGCCATCGTGAAGTATGCTGCTGGCAAGCCGGAAAAACTCGTCCAAACTACCATAAAAATTGATACGGGGTTACATCGTTCGGGCGTGGATGAATCCCAATGGGAGGCGGTATTCACCCTGCTTAAGGATGCGGGCACTGCGACTGGGAACATTGAGGTAACTGGGGTCATGAGCCACCTGGCCTGCGCTGATGAACCCGGTAACCCGGCCAACGATACCCAAGCCGCCGCATTCAATCGGGCCATTGCCCTGGGTCGAAAACTCGGTTTAGAGCTGCCCGTCAACCACCTCAGCAATTCGCCCGCAGTGCTCACTCGCCCCGATTTTTACCACGAGATGGTTCGCCCTGGACTCGCTGTTTATGGTTATAGCCCGCTCGCCGATGGCAACGATTATGGCTTGCAACCTGCAATGAGCTGGGTTGGGAAGGTAACCGTGGTTAAACCCATCGAACCAGGTGAAGGGACCAGCTATAACCTCACCTGGCGGGCAGCCAAGCCGGGGTACTTGGCGGTCATTCCCGCAGGTTATGCCGATGGGTTGCCGCGGCGCGCCCAAAATCACGTGGAAGTCACCATTGGTGGGCACAGGTATCCGCAGGTAGGGCGGATATGCATGGATCAGTTTGTCATTGATTTGGGGGATAACCCACACAACGTACGCCCAGGTGATGAAGCAATTATCTTCGGGCCTGGCGGCATGAGCGCCACCGAGTTGGCCTCAAGGATTCAAGACATTAATTATGCGGTGATTTGCGCGCCAACAGGACGCACCGTGCGCCGCTACCTTGGGGGTCAGCATGCGTGA